In Sphaeramia orbicularis chromosome 1, fSphaOr1.1, whole genome shotgun sequence, a genomic segment contains:
- the LOC115437659 gene encoding B-cell receptor CD22-like isoform X3: MNINVKNRKETKPFNSLTFSSVTTEERHLDKKTPVQSESDSEMRTARMMSLTSASGFIVFLLSFTVVQGQNGWGVTYTSTQICALKGSTVDMSCTYTYPPQIKKKKTKVEKTFWFINRDIKPVDLKTKSEYKGRVDYPSKKNGCLVRISDLRQSDSAQYQFRFITNQPGGHYTGSPGVTLTVTARPDLQVHVSRSSTCRNSNCVQVELRCHSNCRLPDNYKYTWFKNGQKIRSGTSSSYSTSFSSGDTISCAVKGYEMFSSPPAFAPTVPSVSFSPSGEIIEGSSVTLTCTSDANPPVTKYTWYKRGNNQPQSRGEGQQFVLSFINSSDSGSYSCVAENSLGLKMSEYVHIDVKYPPRLPSVSMSPSGQIVEGSSVTLTCTSDANPPVTKYTWYKRGNNQLQSRGEGQQFVLSSINSSESGSYSCVAENSLGLKMSEYVYIDVKYPPRLPSVSVSPSGQIVQGSSVTLTCTSDANPPVTKYTWYKEDEDSPKASGQNFTITDFRSEHSGNYYCEAQNSRGRQNSASHLIVVSSKWKSVAAGVTVAVVLPIILISVFLLVRMRALKTSSEPEDRADNSQQCPPNHRHPEEQDNLHYANVNFSQKKEDPVYSNTGPARCPRHKKEPTFPEYSVLTFHNNSKEQRDRVEETAEDSAVLYSTVNKTKGPRTSAPK, translated from the exons ATGAATATTAATGTTAAAAATAGGAAGGAAACAAAGCCGTTTAATAGCCTCACGTTCAGTTCAGTGACCACAGAGGAGAGGCATCTGGACAAGAAAACACCCGTTCAA TCAGAGTCAGACAGTGAGATGAGAACAGCAAGAATGATGAGTTTAACATCAGCAAGTGGATTTATCGTCTTCCTTCTCTCTTTCACAG TTGTTCAGGGTCAGAATGGATGGGGAGTGACTTACACTTCTACTCAGATCTGTGCCTTAAAAGGATCAACAGTCGACATGAGCTGCACCTACACATACCCACCCcagataaagaaaaagaaaactaaagttGAGAAAACATTCTGGTTTATTAATAGAGACATTAAACCTGTAGATCTAAAAACAAAGTCAGAGTACAAAGGTCGTGTGGATTATCCTTCCAAAAAGAACGGCTGTTTAGTGAGAATCTCAGACCTGAGACAGAGCGACTCAGCTCAGTACCAGTTCAGGTTTATAACAAACCAACCTGGTGGACATTATACTGGTTCACCTGGAGTCACTCTGACTGTCACAG CACGTCCAGATCTCCAGGTCCATGTGAGCAGATCATCAACCTGCAGGAATTCTAATTGTGTCCAAGTAGAGCTGAGGTGTCACAGCAACTGTCGTCTACctgacaattacaaatacacctgGTTCAAGAACGGACAGAAGATTAGGAGTGGAACATCATCTTCCTATTCCACCTCTTTTTCCTCTGGAGATACCATTTCCTGTGCTGTTAAAGGTTATGAGATGTTCTCCTCTCCTCCAGCGT TTGCTCCAACGGTTCCTTCAGTGTCTTTCAGTCCCTCTGGTGAAATCATTGAGGGCAGTTCAGTGACTCTGACCTGTACCAGTGATGCAaacccacctgttactaaatacacCTGGTACAAGAGAGGAAATAATCAACCTCAGTCAAGAGGTGAAGGACAGCAGTTTGTCCTCAGCTTCATCAACTCCTCTGACTCTGGATCATATTCATGTGTTGCTGAGAACAGTCTGGGGTTGAAGATGTCAGAATATGTCCATATTGATGTGAAAT ATCCTCCCAGACTTCCCTCTGTGTCCATGAGTCCGTCTGGTCAGATAGTGGAGGGCAGTTCAGTGACTCTGACCTGTACCAGTGATGCAaacccacctgttactaaatacacCTGGTACAAGAGAGGAAATAATCAACTTCAGTCAAGAGGTGAAGGACAGCAGTTTGTCCTCAGCTCCATCAACTCCTCTGAATCTGGATCATATTCATGTGTCGCTGAGAACAGTCTGGGGTTGAAGATGTCAGAATACGTCTATATTGATGTGAAAT ATCCTCCCAGACTTCCCTCTGTGTCCGTGAGTCCGTCTGGTCAGATAGTTCAGGGCAGTTCAGTGACTCTGACCTGTACCAGTGATGCAaacccacctgttactaaatacacctggtacaaggaggatgaagactcACCAAAAGCATCAGGACAGAACTTCACCATCACTGACTTCAGATCTGAACACAGTGGGAATTATTACTGTGAAGCCCAGAACAGCAGAGGACGACAGAACTCCGCTTCACATCTGATTGTTGTATCAT cCAAATGGAAATCAGTAGCAGCTGGAGTGACTGTTGCCGTTGTCCTTCCCATAATCCTCATCTCTGTCTTCCTATTAGTCAG AATGAGGGCTTTGAAAACATCATCTGAACCTGAAGACAGAGCGGACAACAGCCAACAG TGTCCACCTAATCACAGACACCCAGAGGAGCAGGACAACCTTCATTACGCCAACGTCAACTTCTCTCAGAAAAAGGAGGATCCAGTTTACtccaacactggaccagctcGGTGCCCAAGACACAAGAAGGAACCAACATTTCCTGAGTACTCTGTTCTCACATTTCATAACAACAGCAAAGAGCAGAG AGACAGAGTTGAGGAAACTGCAGAGGATTCAGCTGTATTGTACAGCACAGTCAACAAAACCAAAGGACCAAGGACCTCGGCTCCAAAGTGA
- the LOC115437659 gene encoding B-cell receptor CD22-like isoform X4: MSCTYTYPPQIKKKKTKVEKTFWFINRDIKPVDLKTKSEYKGRVDYPSKKNGCLVRISDLRQSDSAQYQFRFITNQPGGHYTGSPGVTLTVTARPDLQVHVSRSSTCRNSNCVQVELRCHSNCRLPDNYKYTWFKNGQKIRSGTSSSYSTSFSSGDTISCAVKGYEMFSSPPAFAPTVPSVSFSPSGEIIEGSSVTLTCTSDANPPVTKYTWYKRGNNQPQSRGEGQQFVLSFINSSDSGSYSCVAENSLGLKMSEYVHIDVKYPPRLPSVSMSPSGQIVEGSSVTLTCTSDANPPVTKYTWYKRGNNQLQSRGEGQQFVLSSINSSESGSYSCVAENSLGLKMSEYVYIDVKYPPRLPSVSVSPSGQIVQGSSVTLTCTSDANPPVTKYTWYKEDEDSPKASGQNFTITDFRSEHSGNYYCEAQNSRGRQNSASHLIVVSSKWKSVAAGVTVAVVLPIILISVFLLVRRMRALKTSSEPEDRADNSQQCPPNHRHPEEQDNLHYANVNFSQKKEDPVYSNTGPARCPRHKKEPTFPEYSVLTFHNNSKEQRDRVEETAEDSAVLYSTVNKTKGPRTSAPK, translated from the exons ATGAGCTGCACCTACACATACCCACCCcagataaagaaaaagaaaactaaagttGAGAAAACATTCTGGTTTATTAATAGAGACATTAAACCTGTAGATCTAAAAACAAAGTCAGAGTACAAAGGTCGTGTGGATTATCCTTCCAAAAAGAACGGCTGTTTAGTGAGAATCTCAGACCTGAGACAGAGCGACTCAGCTCAGTACCAGTTCAGGTTTATAACAAACCAACCTGGTGGACATTATACTGGTTCACCTGGAGTCACTCTGACTGTCACAG CACGTCCAGATCTCCAGGTCCATGTGAGCAGATCATCAACCTGCAGGAATTCTAATTGTGTCCAAGTAGAGCTGAGGTGTCACAGCAACTGTCGTCTACctgacaattacaaatacacctgGTTCAAGAACGGACAGAAGATTAGGAGTGGAACATCATCTTCCTATTCCACCTCTTTTTCCTCTGGAGATACCATTTCCTGTGCTGTTAAAGGTTATGAGATGTTCTCCTCTCCTCCAGCGT TTGCTCCAACGGTTCCTTCAGTGTCTTTCAGTCCCTCTGGTGAAATCATTGAGGGCAGTTCAGTGACTCTGACCTGTACCAGTGATGCAaacccacctgttactaaatacacCTGGTACAAGAGAGGAAATAATCAACCTCAGTCAAGAGGTGAAGGACAGCAGTTTGTCCTCAGCTTCATCAACTCCTCTGACTCTGGATCATATTCATGTGTTGCTGAGAACAGTCTGGGGTTGAAGATGTCAGAATATGTCCATATTGATGTGAAAT ATCCTCCCAGACTTCCCTCTGTGTCCATGAGTCCGTCTGGTCAGATAGTGGAGGGCAGTTCAGTGACTCTGACCTGTACCAGTGATGCAaacccacctgttactaaatacacCTGGTACAAGAGAGGAAATAATCAACTTCAGTCAAGAGGTGAAGGACAGCAGTTTGTCCTCAGCTCCATCAACTCCTCTGAATCTGGATCATATTCATGTGTCGCTGAGAACAGTCTGGGGTTGAAGATGTCAGAATACGTCTATATTGATGTGAAAT ATCCTCCCAGACTTCCCTCTGTGTCCGTGAGTCCGTCTGGTCAGATAGTTCAGGGCAGTTCAGTGACTCTGACCTGTACCAGTGATGCAaacccacctgttactaaatacacctggtacaaggaggatgaagactcACCAAAAGCATCAGGACAGAACTTCACCATCACTGACTTCAGATCTGAACACAGTGGGAATTATTACTGTGAAGCCCAGAACAGCAGAGGACGACAGAACTCCGCTTCACATCTGATTGTTGTATCAT cCAAATGGAAATCAGTAGCAGCTGGAGTGACTGTTGCCGTTGTCCTTCCCATAATCCTCATCTCTGTCTTCCTATTAGTCAG AAGAATGAGGGCTTTGAAAACATCATCTGAACCTGAAGACAGAGCGGACAACAGCCAACAG TGTCCACCTAATCACAGACACCCAGAGGAGCAGGACAACCTTCATTACGCCAACGTCAACTTCTCTCAGAAAAAGGAGGATCCAGTTTACtccaacactggaccagctcGGTGCCCAAGACACAAGAAGGAACCAACATTTCCTGAGTACTCTGTTCTCACATTTCATAACAACAGCAAAGAGCAGAG AGACAGAGTTGAGGAAACTGCAGAGGATTCAGCTGTATTGTACAGCACAGTCAACAAAACCAAAGGACCAAGGACCTCGGCTCCAAAGTGA
- the LOC115437659 gene encoding B-cell receptor CD22-like isoform X2, whose translation MNINVKNRKETKPFNSLTFSSVTTEERHLDKKTPVQSESDSEMRTARMMSLTSASGFIVFLLSFTVVQGQNGWGVTYTSTQICALKGSTVDMSCTYTYPPQIKKKKTKVEKTFWFINRDIKPVDLKTKSEYKGRVDYPSKKNGCLVRISDLRQSDSAQYQFRFITNQPGGHYTGSPGVTLTVTARPDLQVHVSRSSTCRNSNCVQVELRCHSNCRLPDNYKYTWFKNGQKIRSGTSSSYSTSFSSGDTISCAVKGYEMFSSPPAFAPTVPSVSFSPSGEIIEGSSVTLTCTSDANPPVTKYTWYKRGNNQPQSRGEGQQFVLSFINSSDSGSYSCVAENSLGLKMSEYVHIDVKYPPRLPSVSMSPSGQIVEGSSVTLTCTSDANPPVTKYTWYKRGNNQLQSRGEGQQFVLSSINSSESGSYSCVAENSLGLKMSEYVYIDVKYPPRLPSVSVSPSGQIVEGSSVTLTCTSDANPPVTKYTWYKEDEDSPKASGQNFTITDIRSEHSGNYYCEAQNSRGRQNSTSHLIVVSSKWKSVAAGVTVAVVLPIILISVFLLVRRMRALKTSSEPEDRADNSQQCPPNHRHPEEQDNLHYANVNFSQKKEDPVYSNTGPARCPRHKKEPTFPEYSVLTFHNNSKEQRDRVEETAVDSAVLYSTVNKTKGPRTSAPK comes from the exons ATGAATATTAATGTTAAAAATAGGAAGGAAACAAAGCCGTTTAATAGCCTCACGTTCAGTTCAGTGACCACAGAGGAGAGGCATCTGGACAAGAAAACACCCGTTCAA TCAGAGTCAGACAGTGAGATGAGAACAGCAAGAATGATGAGTTTAACATCAGCAAGTGGATTTATCGTCTTCCTTCTCTCTTTCACAG TTGTTCAGGGTCAGAATGGATGGGGAGTGACTTACACTTCTACTCAGATCTGTGCCTTAAAAGGATCAACAGTCGACATGAGCTGCACCTACACATACCCACCCcagataaagaaaaagaaaactaaagttGAGAAAACATTCTGGTTTATTAATAGAGACATTAAACCTGTAGATCTAAAAACAAAGTCAGAGTACAAAGGTCGTGTGGATTATCCTTCCAAAAAGAACGGCTGTTTAGTGAGAATCTCAGACCTGAGACAGAGCGACTCAGCTCAGTACCAGTTCAGGTTTATAACAAACCAACCTGGTGGACATTATACTGGTTCACCTGGAGTCACTCTGACTGTCACAG CACGTCCAGATCTCCAGGTCCATGTGAGCAGATCATCAACCTGCAGGAATTCTAATTGTGTCCAAGTAGAGCTGAGGTGTCACAGCAACTGTCGTCTACctgacaattacaaatacacctgGTTCAAGAACGGACAGAAGATTAGGAGTGGAACATCATCTTCCTATTCCACCTCTTTTTCCTCTGGAGATACCATTTCCTGTGCTGTTAAAGGTTATGAGATGTTCTCCTCTCCTCCAGCGT TTGCTCCAACGGTTCCTTCAGTGTCTTTCAGTCCCTCTGGTGAAATCATTGAGGGCAGTTCAGTGACTCTGACCTGTACCAGTGATGCAaacccacctgttactaaatacacCTGGTACAAGAGAGGAAATAATCAACCTCAGTCAAGAGGTGAAGGACAGCAGTTTGTCCTCAGCTTCATCAACTCCTCTGACTCTGGATCATATTCATGTGTTGCTGAGAACAGTCTGGGGTTGAAGATGTCAGAATATGTCCATATTGATGTGAAAT ATCCTCCCAGACTTCCCTCTGTGTCCATGAGTCCGTCTGGTCAGATAGTGGAGGGCAGTTCAGTGACTCTGACCTGTACCAGTGATGCAaacccacctgttactaaatacacCTGGTACAAGAGAGGAAATAATCAACTTCAGTCAAGAGGTGAAGGACAGCAGTTTGTCCTCAGCTCCATCAACTCCTCTGAATCTGGATCATATTCATGTGTCGCTGAGAACAGTCTGGGGTTGAAGATGTCAGAATACGTCTATATTGATGTGAAAT ATCCTCCCAGACTTCCCTCTGTGTCCGTGAGTCCGTCTGGTCAGATAGTGGAGGGCAGTTCAGTGACTCTGACCTGTACCAGTGATGCAaacccacctgttactaaatacacctggtacaaggaggatgaagactcACCAAAAGCATCAGGACAGAACTTCACCATCACTGATATCAGATCTGAACACAGTGGGAATTATTACTGTGAAGCCCAGAACAGCAGAGGACGACAGAACTCCACCTCACATCTGATTGTTGTATCAT cCAAATGGAAATCAGTAGCAGCTGGAGTGACTGTTGCCGTTGTCCTTCCCATAATCCTCATCTCTGTCTTCCTATTAGTCAG AAGAATGAGGGCTTTGAAAACATCATCTGAACCTGAAGACAGAGCGGACAACAGCCAACAG TGTCCACCTAATCACAGACACCCAGAGGAGCAGGACAACCTTCATTACGCCAACGTCAACTTCTCTCAGAAAAAGGAGGATCCAGTTTACtccaacactggaccagctcGGTGCCCAAGACACAAGAAGGAGCCAACATTTCCTGAGTACTCTGTTCTCACATTTCATAACAACAGCAAAGAGCAGAG AGACAGAGTTGAGGAAACTGCAGTGGATTCAGCTGTATTGTACAGCACAGTCAACAAAACCAAAGGACCAAGGACCTCGGCTCCAAAGTGA
- the LOC115437659 gene encoding B-cell receptor CD22-like isoform X1, translating to MNINVKNRKETKPFNSLTFSSVTTEERHLDKKTPVQSESDSEMRTARMMSLTSASGFIVFLLSFTVVQGQNGWGVTYTSTQICALKGSTVDMSCTYTYPPQIKKKKTKVEKTFWFINRDIKPVDLKTKSEYKGRVDYPSKKNGCLVRISDLRQSDSAQYQFRFITNQPGGHYTGSPGVTLTVTARPDLQVHVSRSSTCRNSNCVQVELRCHSNCRLPDNYKYTWFKNGQKIRSGTSSSYSTSFSSGDTISCAVKGYEMFSSPPAFAPTVPSVSFSPSGEIIEGSSVTLTCTSDANPPVTKYTWYKRGNNQPQSRGEGQQFVLSFINSSDSGSYSCVAENSLGLKMSEYVHIDVKYPPRLPSVSMSPSGQIVEGSSVTLTCTSDANPPVTKYTWYKRGNNQLQSRGEGQQFVLSSINSSESGSYSCVAENSLGLKMSEYVYIDVKYPPRLPSVSVSPSGQIVQGSSVTLTCTSDANPPVTKYTWYKEDEDSPKASGQNFTITDFRSEHSGNYYCEAQNSRGRQNSASHLIVVSSKWKSVAAGVTVAVVLPIILISVFLLVRRMRALKTSSEPEDRADNSQQCPPNHRHPEEQDNLHYANVNFSQKKEDPVYSNTGPARCPRHKKEPTFPEYSVLTFHNNSKEQRDRVEETAEDSAVLYSTVNKTKGPRTSAPK from the exons ATGAATATTAATGTTAAAAATAGGAAGGAAACAAAGCCGTTTAATAGCCTCACGTTCAGTTCAGTGACCACAGAGGAGAGGCATCTGGACAAGAAAACACCCGTTCAA TCAGAGTCAGACAGTGAGATGAGAACAGCAAGAATGATGAGTTTAACATCAGCAAGTGGATTTATCGTCTTCCTTCTCTCTTTCACAG TTGTTCAGGGTCAGAATGGATGGGGAGTGACTTACACTTCTACTCAGATCTGTGCCTTAAAAGGATCAACAGTCGACATGAGCTGCACCTACACATACCCACCCcagataaagaaaaagaaaactaaagttGAGAAAACATTCTGGTTTATTAATAGAGACATTAAACCTGTAGATCTAAAAACAAAGTCAGAGTACAAAGGTCGTGTGGATTATCCTTCCAAAAAGAACGGCTGTTTAGTGAGAATCTCAGACCTGAGACAGAGCGACTCAGCTCAGTACCAGTTCAGGTTTATAACAAACCAACCTGGTGGACATTATACTGGTTCACCTGGAGTCACTCTGACTGTCACAG CACGTCCAGATCTCCAGGTCCATGTGAGCAGATCATCAACCTGCAGGAATTCTAATTGTGTCCAAGTAGAGCTGAGGTGTCACAGCAACTGTCGTCTACctgacaattacaaatacacctgGTTCAAGAACGGACAGAAGATTAGGAGTGGAACATCATCTTCCTATTCCACCTCTTTTTCCTCTGGAGATACCATTTCCTGTGCTGTTAAAGGTTATGAGATGTTCTCCTCTCCTCCAGCGT TTGCTCCAACGGTTCCTTCAGTGTCTTTCAGTCCCTCTGGTGAAATCATTGAGGGCAGTTCAGTGACTCTGACCTGTACCAGTGATGCAaacccacctgttactaaatacacCTGGTACAAGAGAGGAAATAATCAACCTCAGTCAAGAGGTGAAGGACAGCAGTTTGTCCTCAGCTTCATCAACTCCTCTGACTCTGGATCATATTCATGTGTTGCTGAGAACAGTCTGGGGTTGAAGATGTCAGAATATGTCCATATTGATGTGAAAT ATCCTCCCAGACTTCCCTCTGTGTCCATGAGTCCGTCTGGTCAGATAGTGGAGGGCAGTTCAGTGACTCTGACCTGTACCAGTGATGCAaacccacctgttactaaatacacCTGGTACAAGAGAGGAAATAATCAACTTCAGTCAAGAGGTGAAGGACAGCAGTTTGTCCTCAGCTCCATCAACTCCTCTGAATCTGGATCATATTCATGTGTCGCTGAGAACAGTCTGGGGTTGAAGATGTCAGAATACGTCTATATTGATGTGAAAT ATCCTCCCAGACTTCCCTCTGTGTCCGTGAGTCCGTCTGGTCAGATAGTTCAGGGCAGTTCAGTGACTCTGACCTGTACCAGTGATGCAaacccacctgttactaaatacacctggtacaaggaggatgaagactcACCAAAAGCATCAGGACAGAACTTCACCATCACTGACTTCAGATCTGAACACAGTGGGAATTATTACTGTGAAGCCCAGAACAGCAGAGGACGACAGAACTCCGCTTCACATCTGATTGTTGTATCAT cCAAATGGAAATCAGTAGCAGCTGGAGTGACTGTTGCCGTTGTCCTTCCCATAATCCTCATCTCTGTCTTCCTATTAGTCAG AAGAATGAGGGCTTTGAAAACATCATCTGAACCTGAAGACAGAGCGGACAACAGCCAACAG TGTCCACCTAATCACAGACACCCAGAGGAGCAGGACAACCTTCATTACGCCAACGTCAACTTCTCTCAGAAAAAGGAGGATCCAGTTTACtccaacactggaccagctcGGTGCCCAAGACACAAGAAGGAACCAACATTTCCTGAGTACTCTGTTCTCACATTTCATAACAACAGCAAAGAGCAGAG AGACAGAGTTGAGGAAACTGCAGAGGATTCAGCTGTATTGTACAGCACAGTCAACAAAACCAAAGGACCAAGGACCTCGGCTCCAAAGTGA